A single Blastococcus colisei DNA region contains:
- a CDS encoding helix-turn-helix domain-containing protein, which translates to MGRPRMPKEIERRFWRLIAAGSATEQAAEAVGVSADTGQRWFRDGGGMAPMALTEPSDRFLTVAERETIDLCWAEGWPQADIAREIGRHPSTVSRELRRNRLEGYPRRPPLPVGQRHRPGPAPGTQGPGRRPRLRYRAAPAQAKAEARGRRPKPSKIAEFPELQAYVQRQLKEGWSPEQITGRLVVDFLDDERMRISHEAIYQALFVQGRGGLSTAPEN; encoded by the coding sequence ATGGGGCGTCCGCGGATGCCGAAGGAGATCGAGCGCAGGTTCTGGCGGCTGATCGCTGCGGGATCGGCGACGGAGCAGGCGGCGGAAGCGGTCGGCGTGTCGGCCGACACTGGGCAGCGGTGGTTCCGCGACGGTGGCGGCATGGCGCCGATGGCATTGACCGAGCCCAGCGACCGATTCCTGACCGTGGCCGAGCGGGAGACGATCGACCTGTGCTGGGCCGAGGGCTGGCCGCAGGCCGACATCGCCCGCGAGATCGGCCGGCATCCCTCGACGGTCTCCCGCGAGCTGCGCCGCAATCGACTCGAGGGCTATCCGCGGCGTCCGCCGCTGCCCGTCGGCCAGCGGCACCGCCCCGGGCCGGCGCCGGGGACTCAGGGCCCGGGACGGCGCCCACGGCTGCGCTATCGGGCCGCGCCGGCGCAAGCCAAGGCCGAGGCGCGGGGCCGCCGCCCGAAGCCGAGCAAGATCGCCGAGTTCCCCGAGCTGCAGGCCTACGTGCAGCGGCAGTTGAAGGAGGGCTGGAGCCCCGAGCAGATCACCGGCCGTCTGGTCGTGGATTTCCTCGACGATGAACGGATGCGCATCTCACATGAGGCGATCTACCAGGCCCTGTTCGTCCAGGGCCGCGGTGGGCTGTCAACGGCGCCCGAAAATTGA
- a CDS encoding threonine/serine dehydratase — translation MSVTRADVQAAAARIGPLARRTPVVVLDGDRVGLPHDVALKLEGMQHSGSFKVRGAFNTLLSAAVPPAGVIAASGGNHGAAVAYAASAIGVRAEIFVPATAPAAKQERIRRYGAQVTAVGATYAEAFAASVEQGNRTGALRVHAYDQPEVVAGQGTVAAELAQQCPDLDTVLVAVGGGGLIAGCAAWYTDSLAVVAVEPEAAPTLHAARRAGEPVDVEVGGIAADALGARRLGTIAHEVTSRYVDESVLVPDDAIRHAQRVLWEELRVLAEPGGATALAALLCGAYVAPRGSTVGALVCGANLDPASWSVLPETGV, via the coding sequence GTGAGCGTCACCCGCGCCGACGTGCAGGCCGCGGCCGCGCGGATCGGCCCGCTCGCCCGGCGGACGCCCGTCGTCGTCCTGGACGGCGACCGGGTGGGTCTCCCGCACGACGTCGCCCTGAAGCTCGAGGGCATGCAGCACTCCGGGTCCTTCAAGGTCCGGGGCGCGTTCAACACGCTGCTGTCCGCCGCCGTCCCTCCCGCCGGCGTGATCGCCGCCTCCGGCGGCAACCACGGTGCCGCCGTCGCCTACGCCGCCTCGGCGATCGGGGTCCGGGCCGAGATCTTCGTGCCGGCCACCGCACCGGCTGCCAAGCAGGAGCGGATCCGGCGGTACGGCGCCCAGGTCACCGCCGTCGGCGCGACCTACGCCGAGGCCTTCGCTGCCAGCGTCGAGCAGGGGAACCGCACCGGTGCGCTGCGGGTGCACGCCTACGACCAGCCCGAGGTCGTCGCCGGCCAGGGCACCGTCGCCGCCGAGCTCGCCCAGCAGTGCCCCGACCTGGACACCGTCCTGGTCGCCGTCGGCGGCGGCGGGCTGATCGCCGGCTGCGCCGCCTGGTACACCGACAGCCTCGCCGTGGTCGCGGTGGAGCCCGAGGCGGCGCCGACCCTGCACGCGGCCCGACGGGCCGGGGAACCGGTCGACGTGGAGGTGGGCGGCATCGCCGCCGACGCCCTCGGTGCCCGCCGGCTGGGCACCATCGCCCACGAGGTGACCAGCCGGTACGTGGACGAGTCGGTGCTCGTGCCGGACGACGCCATCCGGCACGCTCAGCGGGTGCTGTGGGAGGAGCTTCGGGTGCTCGCCGAGCCGGGCGGGGCGACGGCGCTCGCCGCGCTGCTGTGCGGCGCGTACGTGGCGCCGCGCGGGTCGACGGTGGGGGCGCTGGTGTGCGGCGCCAACCTGGACCCGGCGTCCTGGTCGGTGCTGCCCGAGACGGGGGTGTGA
- a CDS encoding M20 family metallo-hydrolase: MSRATTDAVHVDDQLLAMYVAELGAIGDTPDGMYRFMYDDAWQRARDTLLGWIRDAGLEARVDAVGNVFGRLPGSGDGVVLTGSHVDTVPSGGKYDGALGVVGGLAALAALRQVGTPTTTLEVVSLCEEESSRFPANFFGTRAMLGLIAPDEPDRLRDRDGVTLAEAMRRAGLDPAAVATAERHDLRTFLELHIEQGRVLADEGVDIGLVEVIPGIAWETITVRGRQDHAGATPMDLRADALQAAAQMAREITVAVEGEGRPAVVTTGRWTVEPGQPSIVPGLARFSLDLRHPDLSVRDRLLDQVHRICADVAQRHGVEVDVVRDKDEEPATMDETLLDVLRGSAEACAASWRRMPSGAGHDSQLMASRVPTAMVFVPSVEGRSHTPAEYTSPEDCVRGASVLATALHRLAY, encoded by the coding sequence ATGAGCCGCGCGACCACCGACGCCGTACACGTCGACGACCAGCTGCTCGCCATGTACGTGGCCGAGCTCGGCGCCATCGGGGACACCCCGGACGGCATGTACCGGTTCATGTACGACGACGCCTGGCAGCGGGCCCGGGACACCCTGTTGGGGTGGATCCGTGACGCCGGCCTGGAGGCACGGGTCGACGCGGTCGGCAACGTGTTCGGCCGGCTACCCGGCTCCGGGGACGGCGTCGTCCTCACCGGCTCGCACGTCGACACCGTGCCCTCCGGCGGGAAGTACGACGGCGCGCTGGGGGTGGTCGGCGGCCTCGCCGCACTCGCCGCCCTGCGACAGGTCGGCACCCCCACCACCACGCTGGAGGTCGTCTCCCTGTGCGAGGAGGAGAGCAGCCGCTTCCCCGCCAACTTCTTCGGCACCCGGGCCATGCTCGGCCTGATCGCCCCCGACGAGCCCGACCGGCTGCGCGACCGGGACGGCGTGACCCTGGCCGAGGCCATGCGCCGGGCCGGCCTCGATCCCGCCGCCGTGGCCACCGCCGAGCGGCACGACCTGCGGACGTTCCTCGAGTTGCACATCGAGCAGGGCAGGGTGCTGGCCGACGAGGGCGTGGACATCGGCCTGGTGGAGGTGATCCCGGGCATCGCCTGGGAGACGATCACCGTGCGCGGCCGGCAGGACCACGCCGGCGCCACCCCGATGGACCTGCGCGCCGACGCCCTGCAGGCGGCCGCGCAGATGGCCCGGGAGATCACCGTGGCGGTGGAAGGGGAGGGCCGCCCCGCGGTCGTCACCACCGGACGCTGGACCGTGGAGCCCGGGCAGCCCAGCATCGTCCCGGGCCTGGCGCGGTTCTCCCTGGACCTGCGGCACCCCGACCTCTCCGTCCGGGACCGGCTGCTGGACCAGGTGCACCGGATCTGCGCCGACGTCGCGCAACGGCACGGTGTCGAGGTGGACGTCGTCCGGGACAAGGACGAGGAGCCGGCGACGATGGACGAGACCCTGCTCGACGTCCTCCGCGGTTCGGCGGAGGCGTGCGCGGCGAGCTGGCGGCGGATGCCCAGCGGCGCCGGGCACGACAGCCAGCTGATGGCCTCCCGGGTGCCGACGGCGATGGTGTTCGTGCCCAGCGTCGAGGGGCGCTCGCACACCCCGGCCGAGTACACCTCGCCCGAGGACTGCGTGCGCGGCGCCTCGGTGCTGGCCACCGCGCTGCACCGGCTCGCCTACTGA
- a CDS encoding amidohydrolase family protein: protein MRGSVVMRGHVVPVAGEPLRDGTVLVQDGRISYVGPTSRAPRVDRTVTEVHVGDGTVLPGMVDAHVHLVADGSADFMGSIVRSDPEQLAAVARANSVRALRAGTVAVRDLGAPGDIAITLGRDVAAGRLPGAAVAAAGRAITAPGGHIPYLGTEVRGEAAMADAAREELARGADGIKLVATGGVLTPSVAIGDAPYTEAELAAAAAVARAAGRWVAAHAIGIEGTKRALRAGATTIEHGVHLDDETVGLMASTGAMLVTTRMALVRMLRNADAIEPAVLAKGEEIQGVTIESLRRAARAGIPIAGASDAGTPFNPHGGVAEEAVLLVRDIGLPTLDAVRAVTATAARCLLRDDLGHLSPGAPGHLVVTGGNPLDDITALTDVRSVVVAGRVVEGAGNR from the coding sequence GTGCGCGGCAGCGTGGTCATGCGTGGGCACGTGGTGCCCGTCGCCGGCGAGCCGTTGCGCGACGGGACGGTGTTGGTCCAGGACGGCCGGATCAGCTACGTCGGCCCCACCAGCCGCGCGCCCCGGGTCGACCGCACCGTGACCGAGGTCCACGTCGGCGACGGCACGGTCCTGCCGGGGATGGTGGACGCCCACGTGCACCTGGTCGCCGACGGCTCGGCCGACTTCATGGGCTCCATCGTCCGGTCCGACCCGGAGCAGCTGGCCGCGGTCGCCCGGGCCAACAGCGTGCGCGCCCTGCGGGCCGGAACGGTGGCCGTCCGCGACCTGGGCGCGCCGGGCGACATCGCGATCACGCTCGGCCGGGACGTCGCCGCGGGCCGGCTGCCCGGCGCCGCGGTGGCCGCGGCCGGCCGGGCGATCACCGCTCCCGGTGGCCACATCCCCTACCTGGGCACCGAGGTTCGTGGCGAGGCGGCGATGGCCGACGCGGCCCGCGAGGAGCTCGCCCGCGGGGCGGACGGGATCAAGCTGGTCGCCACCGGCGGGGTGCTCACCCCGTCCGTCGCGATCGGCGACGCGCCCTACACGGAGGCCGAACTGGCCGCGGCCGCCGCCGTGGCCCGCGCCGCGGGCCGTTGGGTCGCCGCGCACGCCATCGGGATCGAGGGCACGAAGCGGGCGCTGCGCGCCGGCGCGACCACCATCGAGCACGGCGTCCACCTCGACGACGAGACTGTCGGGCTGATGGCCTCGACCGGGGCGATGCTGGTGACCACCCGGATGGCGCTGGTCCGGATGCTCCGGAACGCCGATGCCATTGAGCCGGCCGTCCTCGCCAAGGGCGAGGAGATCCAGGGCGTCACCATCGAGTCGCTGCGCCGTGCCGCCCGGGCCGGCATCCCGATCGCCGGTGCCAGCGACGCGGGCACCCCGTTCAACCCGCACGGCGGCGTCGCCGAGGAGGCGGTCCTGCTGGTCCGGGACATCGGGCTGCCCACTCTCGACGCGGTGCGGGCGGTCACGGCCACCGCGGCCCGGTGCCTGCTGCGCGACGACCTCGGACACCTGTCCCCGGGTGCCCCCGGGCACCTGGTGGTCACCGGCGGGAACCCGCTGGACGACATCACCGCCCTCACCGACGTCCGGTCGGTGGTGGTCGCCGGCCGGGTCGTCGAGGGAGCGGGGAACCGATGA
- a CDS encoding NAD(P)-dependent alcohol dehydrogenase produces the protein MKAIVRETYGPPEELQWGTADEPVIGDDDVLVQVVAAGVDQGVWHLVTGLPRAIRLAGFGVRKPKNAVPGMDVAGVVTAVGAHVTRFRAGDEVFGIGSSSYAEYAAVPAKNLVAKPANVPFTDAAAVPNSALAALQGLRKGDVQAGQRVLVIGAGGGVGSYAVQLAVAAGADVTGICSTAKTDFVRSLGADDVLDYTREQIIDGGRRYDLILDTGGNRKLRELRRALTSAGTLVIVGAEVGGWRQGIERQLVAMLLNPFIRQNLRSYVSGPNPADLQALADHLAAGTLRAPVDRTFPLAEAGAAIQYMRDGKAKGKVVLTV, from the coding sequence ATGAAGGCAATCGTGCGCGAGACGTACGGACCACCGGAAGAGCTGCAGTGGGGCACCGCCGACGAGCCGGTGATCGGAGACGACGACGTCCTGGTACAGGTGGTCGCGGCCGGCGTCGACCAGGGCGTGTGGCACCTGGTCACCGGGCTGCCGCGGGCCATCCGGCTCGCGGGATTCGGCGTACGGAAGCCGAAGAACGCCGTGCCCGGCATGGACGTCGCCGGCGTCGTGACGGCGGTCGGAGCGCACGTGACCCGGTTCCGCGCCGGGGACGAGGTGTTCGGCATCGGGTCGAGCAGCTATGCGGAGTACGCGGCGGTGCCCGCGAAGAACCTGGTGGCCAAGCCCGCGAACGTGCCGTTCACCGATGCCGCCGCCGTCCCGAACTCGGCGCTCGCCGCGCTGCAGGGGCTGCGCAAGGGCGACGTCCAGGCGGGCCAGCGGGTACTGGTCATCGGCGCCGGCGGGGGAGTGGGCTCCTACGCGGTGCAGCTGGCCGTGGCGGCCGGTGCGGACGTCACCGGCATCTGCAGCACGGCCAAGACGGACTTCGTCCGGTCGCTGGGTGCCGACGACGTCCTCGACTACACCCGCGAGCAGATCATCGACGGCGGACGGCGCTACGACCTCATCCTCGACACCGGCGGCAACCGGAAGCTGCGCGAGCTCCGCCGCGCGCTGACTTCGGCCGGCACCCTCGTCATCGTCGGGGCGGAGGTCGGCGGCTGGCGGCAGGGCATCGAGCGGCAGCTCGTGGCGATGCTGCTGAACCCGTTCATCCGGCAGAACCTGCGCAGCTACGTGTCCGGACCGAACCCGGCCGACCTGCAGGCGCTCGCCGACCACCTCGCGGCCGGGACGCTGCGGGCGCCGGTCGACCGCACATTCCCGCTGGCCGAGGCCGGTGCGGCGATCCAGTACATGCGCGACGGCAAGGCCAAGGGCAAGGTGGTGCTCACCGTCTGA
- a CDS encoding DUF1810 domain-containing protein, which translates to MTFDLQRFLDAQAHTYDQALAELRAGEKRTHWMWFVFPQIAGLGRSGMAQRFAISGVEEARAYLAHPTLGRRLVECATALTDLDTADPERVLGPVDAMKLRSSMTLFAHAAPDEPVFRQVLDHFFDGTEDDATASRL; encoded by the coding sequence GTGACCTTCGACCTCCAGCGGTTCCTCGACGCCCAGGCGCACACCTACGACCAGGCGCTGGCCGAGCTGCGCGCCGGCGAGAAGCGGACGCACTGGATGTGGTTCGTCTTCCCGCAGATCGCGGGCCTCGGGCGAAGCGGCATGGCGCAGCGGTTCGCGATCTCCGGGGTCGAGGAGGCGCGGGCCTATTTGGCGCACCCGACGCTCGGCCGCCGGCTGGTCGAGTGCGCGACGGCGCTCACTGACCTCGACACCGCCGACCCCGAGCGCGTGCTCGGGCCGGTCGACGCCATGAAACTGCGCTCGTCGATGACCCTCTTCGCCCACGCCGCACCCGACGAGCCGGTCTTCCGCCAGGTCCTCGACCACTTCTTCGACGGCACCGAGGACGACGCCACGGCCAGCCGGCTGTAG
- a CDS encoding hemerythrin domain-containing protein, whose product MTAVLPRPLIPSPRTSAETTPRHCPAVAYQRVLHQAVRREFRLLAELASWAPADDAVRTADLTAHADLMARVLLQHHSTERELLWPALFRGLPARQEDAARDAVAYWTSRAALLDHMLRDLSTVARQWAVAGTLPARNAFVRACTRVADTVDAHLSAEERDLLPLVAQYLTDAEWTAVGRAATTNLSGREQLLFLGLALEDACAIDRARLMAGLAPATRTAWRIVGRRNYRAAVVRLRGAPPAA is encoded by the coding sequence ATGACCGCCGTCCTTCCCCGCCCGCTCATCCCGTCGCCCCGCACGTCGGCCGAGACCACGCCGCGCCACTGCCCCGCCGTCGCCTACCAGCGGGTGCTGCACCAGGCGGTGCGCCGCGAGTTCCGGCTGCTGGCCGAGCTGGCGAGCTGGGCGCCGGCCGACGACGCCGTCCGCACCGCCGACCTCACCGCGCACGCCGACCTGATGGCGCGCGTCCTGCTCCAGCACCACAGCACCGAGCGGGAACTGCTGTGGCCCGCGCTGTTCCGCGGCCTGCCGGCCCGCCAGGAGGACGCCGCCCGCGATGCCGTCGCCTACTGGACCAGCCGCGCGGCCCTGCTGGACCACATGCTGCGCGACCTCTCCACCGTGGCCCGCCAGTGGGCGGTCGCCGGCACCCTCCCGGCGCGCAACGCCTTCGTCCGCGCCTGCACCCGCGTGGCCGACACGGTCGACGCCCACCTCTCGGCCGAGGAAAGGGACCTGCTGCCGCTGGTCGCCCAGTACCTCACCGACGCCGAGTGGACGGCGGTGGGCCGGGCGGCGACGACGAACCTGTCGGGCCGCGAGCAGCTGCTCTTCCTGGGCCTGGCCCTGGAGGACGCCTGCGCCATCGACCGGGCCCGCCTCATGGCCGGGCTCGCGCCGGCCACCCGCACCGCATGGCGCATCGTCGGCCGCCGGAACTACCGCGCCGCCGTCGTCCGGCTGCGCGGCGCCCCGCCGGCCGCCTGA
- the istA gene encoding IS21 family transposase → MITVEDWAEIRRLHRAEKVPIKEISRRLGVARNTVRSALAADRPPKYERRPKGSLVDAVEPQIRAMLKEFPRMPATVIAERIGWTHSITILKDRIRAIRPEYAGIDPADRLIHEPGQATQCDLWFPEVKIPVGHGQAAVLPVLVMTATYSRFISAVMLPSRQAGDLLAGMWQLISAVGAVSKTLVWDRESAIGGTGRVSAPAAAFAGSLATQIRLLPPRDPESKGMVERNNGFLETSFLPGRQFSCPHDFNDQLTDWLPTANRRLVRATGARPVSALEADRAAMTPLPRVAPAVGLSHRVRLGRDYYIRLDGNDYSVDPRMIGRIVDVEASPTQVAVVHDGLDVAVHQRCWAKRAVITDPEHVRIAAELRAEYRLQAAEAARRSRARHHEDGHPVMLRALPDYDALFGSDFDPAGAVQASMPEGAR, encoded by the coding sequence GTGATCACTGTGGAGGACTGGGCCGAGATTCGTCGACTGCATCGGGCGGAGAAGGTGCCGATCAAGGAGATCTCACGGCGGCTGGGAGTCGCCCGTAACACCGTGCGATCGGCGTTGGCTGCTGACCGCCCGCCGAAGTACGAGCGGCGGCCGAAGGGGTCGCTGGTGGACGCGGTGGAGCCGCAGATCCGGGCGATGCTCAAGGAGTTCCCGCGGATGCCGGCGACGGTGATTGCCGAGCGGATCGGCTGGACCCACTCGATCACGATCCTCAAGGACCGCATCCGGGCGATCCGTCCCGAGTACGCCGGCATCGATCCGGCCGATCGGCTGATCCACGAGCCCGGGCAGGCGACCCAGTGCGACCTGTGGTTCCCGGAGGTGAAGATCCCGGTCGGGCACGGGCAGGCGGCGGTGCTGCCGGTGTTGGTGATGACCGCGACGTACTCACGGTTCATCTCCGCGGTGATGCTGCCCTCCCGGCAGGCTGGGGACCTACTGGCCGGGATGTGGCAGCTGATCAGCGCGGTCGGAGCGGTGAGCAAGACGCTGGTCTGGGACCGGGAATCCGCGATCGGCGGCACCGGCCGAGTGAGCGCACCGGCGGCGGCATTTGCTGGCTCGCTGGCCACCCAGATCCGGCTGCTGCCCCCGCGCGACCCCGAGTCGAAGGGGATGGTGGAACGGAACAACGGGTTCTTGGAGACCTCGTTCCTACCCGGCCGACAGTTCTCCTGCCCGCACGACTTCAACGACCAGCTCACCGACTGGCTCCCGACGGCCAACCGCCGGCTGGTGCGGGCCACCGGCGCCCGCCCGGTCTCGGCCCTGGAGGCCGACCGGGCGGCGATGACGCCGCTGCCGCGGGTCGCCCCGGCGGTCGGGCTGAGCCACCGGGTGCGGCTGGGCCGGGACTACTACATCCGACTCGACGGCAACGACTATTCGGTCGACCCGCGAATGATCGGCCGGATCGTCGACGTGGAGGCCTCCCCCACCCAGGTGGCGGTCGTGCACGACGGCCTCGACGTCGCCGTGCATCAGCGGTGCTGGGCCAAGCGGGCGGTGATCACCGATCCCGAGCACGTGCGCATCGCCGCCGAGCTGCGCGCCGAATACCGGCTGCAAGCGGCCGAGGCGGCACGTCGGTCGCGGGCCCGTCACCACGAGGACGGGCATCCGGTGATGCTGCGCGCCCTGCCCGACTACGACGCGCTGTTCGGCTCGGACTTCGACCCCGCCGGCGCAGTCCAGGCTTCGATGCCGGAGGGCGCGCGGTGA
- a CDS encoding glutathione S-transferase family protein, which produces MSEDTSGSGYVESEYRRDSKYLSDRITADGSSGWPVEPGRYRLVIARACPWANRSVIVRRLLGLEPVISMGMCGPTHDERSWTFDLDPGGRDPVLGYERLQQAFLARDPQYSRGITVPAMVDVPSGAVVTNDFPQITLDLSTQWTAYHREGAPDLYPEHLRDEMDEVMERVYTEVNNGVYRCGFSGSQRAYDKAYERLFTALDWLEERLEHRRFLMGGQITEADVRLFTTLARFDTVYHGHFKCNRQKLSEMPVLWAYARDLFQTPGFGDTIDFPQIKEHYYVVHADINPTQIIPAGPDTSGWLMPHGRDQLGDRPFGEGTPPGPVVAGEEVPAGHGPGGIAHR; this is translated from the coding sequence GTGAGCGAAGACACCAGCGGGTCCGGTTACGTCGAGTCCGAGTACCGACGCGACTCCAAGTACCTCTCCGACCGGATCACCGCGGACGGATCGAGCGGCTGGCCGGTGGAGCCCGGCCGCTACCGGCTCGTCATCGCGCGCGCGTGCCCGTGGGCGAACCGGTCGGTCATCGTCCGCCGGCTGCTCGGGCTGGAGCCGGTCATCTCGATGGGCATGTGCGGGCCCACCCACGACGAGCGCAGCTGGACCTTCGACCTCGACCCCGGCGGCCGCGACCCGGTGCTCGGGTACGAGCGGCTCCAGCAGGCCTTCCTCGCCCGCGATCCGCAGTACTCCCGCGGGATCACGGTGCCGGCGATGGTCGACGTCCCGAGCGGCGCCGTCGTCACCAACGACTTCCCGCAGATCACCCTCGACCTCTCCACGCAGTGGACCGCCTACCACCGCGAGGGCGCTCCCGACCTCTACCCCGAGCACCTGCGGGACGAGATGGACGAGGTGATGGAGCGCGTCTACACCGAGGTCAACAACGGGGTGTACCGGTGCGGCTTCTCCGGCTCGCAGCGCGCTTACGACAAGGCCTACGAGCGGCTGTTCACCGCGCTGGACTGGCTGGAGGAGCGCCTCGAGCATCGGCGGTTCCTGATGGGCGGGCAGATCACCGAGGCCGACGTCCGGCTGTTCACGACGCTGGCGCGGTTCGACACCGTCTACCACGGCCACTTCAAGTGCAATCGGCAGAAGCTGTCGGAGATGCCGGTGCTGTGGGCCTACGCGCGTGACCTGTTCCAGACCCCCGGCTTCGGCGACACGATCGACTTCCCGCAGATCAAGGAGCACTACTACGTCGTCCACGCCGACATCAACCCGACGCAGATCATCCCGGCGGGGCCGGACACGTCCGGTTGGCTGATGCCGCACGGCCGCGACCAGCTCGGTGACCGGCCGTTCGGCGAGGGCACTCCCCCGGGGCCGGTGGTCGCGGGCGAAGAGGTGCCGGCCGGCCACGGTCCCGGCGGGATCGCCCACCGGTGA
- the istB gene encoding IS21-like element helper ATPase IstB — MITRGADLPADAGHVAGRSSSELVSHIAYLARVLKTPIIGRIWAELATQAREEHWSHEEYLAAVLARQVADREANGTQIRLAGAHFPQVKTLEEFNVDHQPSLRRDVLAHLAGCAYIGRADNVVLLGPPGVGKTHLALGLGLKAVQAGHAVLFDTAIGWITRLRDAHTEGRLAAELKRLRRYRLLIIDEVGYIPFDSAAANLFFQLVSTRYEQGSMMITSNMPFGRWGEVFGDDIAAAAMIDRLVHHAEVITLAGDSYRTRARRELLARDPAAATRTTPPATGPTD; from the coding sequence GTGATCACTCGCGGCGCGGATCTGCCCGCCGACGCCGGCCACGTTGCCGGCCGCAGCAGCAGTGAGTTGGTCTCCCACATCGCCTACCTGGCGCGAGTGCTCAAGACCCCGATCATCGGCCGGATTTGGGCCGAGCTGGCGACCCAGGCCCGCGAGGAGCACTGGTCGCACGAGGAGTACCTGGCCGCCGTGCTGGCCCGCCAGGTCGCCGACCGAGAAGCCAACGGCACGCAGATCCGTCTGGCCGGAGCTCACTTCCCGCAGGTCAAGACGCTCGAGGAGTTCAACGTCGACCACCAGCCCTCTCTGCGCCGCGACGTGCTCGCGCACCTGGCCGGCTGCGCCTACATCGGCCGAGCGGACAACGTCGTACTGCTCGGCCCGCCCGGAGTCGGCAAGACCCACCTCGCCCTGGGCCTGGGCCTCAAGGCAGTCCAGGCCGGACATGCGGTGCTCTTCGACACCGCTATCGGCTGGATCACCCGACTGCGTGACGCCCACACCGAGGGCCGGCTGGCCGCCGAACTCAAGCGACTGCGCCGCTACCGGCTGCTGATCATCGACGAGGTCGGCTACATCCCGTTCGACTCCGCCGCGGCCAACCTGTTCTTCCAACTGGTCTCCACCCGCTACGAACAGGGCTCGATGATGATCACTTCGAACATGCCCTTCGGCCGCTGGGGCGAGGTCTTCGGCGACGACATCGCCGCCGCCGCGATGATCGACCGCCTCGTCCACCACGCCGAGGTCATCACCCTCGCCGGGGACTCCTACCGCACCCGCGCCCGCCGCGAGCTCCTCGCCCGCGACCCGGCCGCGGCCACCCGCACCACCCCGCCGGCTACCGGGCCGACGGACTGA
- a CDS encoding metal-dependent hydrolase family protein has protein sequence MTTTSFLLRNVTVVDGTGSAPVPGQAVVVEGRRIAWIGPEGSAPSTAPENVLDGGGRTVLPGLINCHVHLTADGAPDLFAQVAGDTVSMATLRAAQSALATLQSGVTTVRDCGAADDIVVELAKAIDRGMVPGPRVQAAGRVITMTGGHGHFIGREADGPDEVRKATRAEIKAGAAVIKVMATGGVLTPGVSPTQTALLPEELAVVAQEAHNSGRRVTTHAIGRAGIHNALLAGIDSIEHGFYLDDELLELAVDQGTFLVPTMLAVDGIILNGRAAGIPSWVVDKAEAEAAQQRRSFAAAVSSGMRIAAGTDAGTPFNPHDDIAAELGLMVQHGLTPMQAIVAATGSAAENLGLAHEIGTLEVGKLADLVLVDGDPVEDITATGRVLLVVKDGVVHRDELAGTGPAVPRAA, from the coding sequence ATGACCACCACCAGCTTCCTGCTCCGCAACGTCACGGTCGTCGACGGCACCGGTTCGGCGCCGGTCCCCGGGCAGGCGGTGGTGGTGGAGGGCCGCCGGATCGCCTGGATCGGGCCGGAGGGCTCCGCGCCGAGCACCGCGCCGGAGAACGTGCTGGACGGCGGCGGCCGCACGGTGCTCCCGGGTCTGATCAACTGCCACGTGCACCTGACCGCCGACGGTGCGCCGGACCTGTTCGCCCAGGTTGCGGGGGACACGGTGTCGATGGCCACCCTGCGCGCCGCGCAGAGCGCGCTGGCCACCCTGCAGTCGGGCGTGACCACGGTGCGCGACTGCGGAGCGGCCGACGACATCGTGGTGGAGCTGGCCAAGGCGATCGACCGGGGGATGGTGCCCGGGCCGCGGGTGCAGGCCGCCGGCCGGGTGATCACCATGACCGGAGGTCACGGGCACTTCATCGGCCGCGAGGCGGACGGCCCCGACGAGGTGCGCAAGGCCACCCGTGCGGAGATCAAGGCCGGTGCTGCGGTGATCAAGGTGATGGCCACCGGCGGGGTGCTGACCCCCGGGGTCTCGCCCACCCAGACCGCGCTCCTGCCCGAGGAGCTGGCAGTCGTCGCGCAGGAGGCGCACAACTCCGGCCGGCGGGTGACCACGCACGCCATCGGGCGGGCCGGTATCCACAACGCCCTGCTGGCCGGCATCGACTCCATCGAGCACGGCTTCTACCTCGACGACGAGCTGCTGGAGCTGGCCGTCGACCAGGGCACCTTCCTCGTGCCGACCATGCTCGCCGTCGACGGGATCATCCTGAACGGCCGGGCTGCGGGCATCCCGTCCTGGGTCGTGGACAAGGCCGAGGCGGAGGCGGCGCAGCAGCGGAGGAGCTTCGCCGCCGCGGTGTCGTCAGGCATGCGGATCGCCGCGGGCACCGACGCCGGGACCCCGTTCAACCCGCACGACGACATCGCGGCCGAGCTCGGCCTGATGGTGCAGCACGGCCTGACCCCGATGCAGGCGATCGTCGCCGCCACCGGCAGCGCCGCCGAGAACCTGGGTCTGGCGCACGAGATCGGCACGCTGGAGGTGGGAAAGCTCGCCGACCTGGTGCTGGTGGACGGCGACCCGGTGGAGGACATCACCGCCACCGGCCGGGTGCTGCTGGTGGTCAAGGACGGCGTCGTCCACCGGGACGAGCTGGCCGGCACCGGACCGGCGGTGCCAAGAGCGGCCTGA